Proteins co-encoded in one Bacillus solimangrovi genomic window:
- a CDS encoding metal-dependent hydrolase, with protein sequence MNFFITMIGELGYHGGLGALVAYVIGRKKVSQNHLWLLLLIGFVAGISPDLTLAFQVADSILYAILGAATPLGIISSVLYSLSHSIFIAPSFSLGMAIIIRRFLPELNLQTRWMIMFFSLLIGHLSMDFLDNGLPILFPIMSEKNIGLNLLNGTDGFLIVLFISLLALIILGRNNTKRKWTLSIIAIGVALFGSYVGFKGYSESTIQQQLSEQYPDVDVYLKPASSNPFSSNLWTYEVRLESGNPIRIIYGQGSFSKLNEQERILQTELGYKLSVKELTFEDQQYFIGINYKITDSDDESNYETDVKEEDLFVFLHDKKAEELVEIKSEKRERILSELPSMNDEQITYQNPAITIEGFNNSTN encoded by the coding sequence ATGAATTTTTTTATAACGATGATAGGTGAACTTGGTTATCACGGTGGACTGGGAGCACTCGTTGCCTATGTGATCGGTCGAAAAAAAGTATCACAAAACCATTTATGGCTCTTACTACTAATCGGTTTTGTAGCAGGAATTTCTCCTGATTTGACATTAGCTTTCCAAGTTGCAGACTCGATTCTTTATGCTATTTTAGGTGCTGCTACTCCACTTGGTATTATTTCAAGTGTTTTGTATTCTTTAAGTCATTCTATTTTCATCGCACCTAGTTTCAGTTTAGGAATGGCTATTATCATTCGTCGCTTCCTACCTGAATTAAACCTACAGACGCGTTGGATGATTATGTTCTTTTCTTTATTAATTGGTCATTTATCTATGGATTTCTTAGATAATGGATTACCAATATTATTCCCAATCATGAGTGAAAAGAATATCGGTTTAAATTTATTGAACGGAACTGATGGTTTCCTTATTGTTTTATTCATTAGTTTGTTAGCACTCATCATTCTTGGACGAAACAATACAAAACGAAAATGGACGTTATCAATTATTGCAATAGGTGTTGCTCTTTTCGGTTCCTATGTTGGTTTTAAAGGATATTCAGAATCTACCATTCAACAACAATTGTCTGAACAATATCCTGATGTTGATGTTTACCTTAAACCAGCAAGTAGTAATCCTTTCTCTAGTAACCTATGGACTTATGAAGTTAGATTAGAGTCAGGTAATCCGATAAGAATTATTTATGGACAAGGATCATTCTCTAAATTGAATGAACAAGAGCGTATTTTACAAACAGAATTAGGATACAAGCTCTCAGTAAAAGAATTAACCTTTGAAGATCAACAATATTTCATAGGTATCAATTATAAAATTACGGATAGTGATGATGAATCCAATTATGAAACCGATGTAAAAGAGGAAGACTTGTTTGTTTTTCTACATGATAAAAAAGCTGAAGAATTAGTAGAAATTAAAAGTGAAAAGAGAGAACGAATTCTTAGTGAATTACCATCAATGAATGACGAACAAATCACTTATCAAAATCCTGCCATTACAATAGAGGGATTCAATAATAGCACGAATTAA